A segment of the Robbsia sp. KACC 23696 genome:
GGAAGTCGAGCGCGCGTTCGAAGCGGCGCTGGCGCGCTTGAGCAATCTGGGCGCGGAATTGGTCGATATGCGTTTCGATACGCTGGATCGGCTGGCCGCGATCAACAAGTTCGGCTTTTCACCGATGGAATCGTGGTGGTATCACCGCGCATGGACGGCGACGCGTGCCGAGTCGTACGACGCGCGCGTGTTGGCGCGGATCCGCGCGGGCGAGGCCGCAACGGCCGCCGACTATCTGGACTTGCTGGCGGCACGTCGCGGCGTCATCGCCGACGCGGCGAAGGCATTCGAAGGCTATGATGCCATCCTGATGCCGACGGCGCCGATGCTGCCGCCGCAGATCGACGACCTGAAGCAGGATGCGGCCTTCTTCGCCGCGAACGGTCGGGCGCTGCGCAACCCGAGCATCATCAACTTTATCGACGGCTGTGCGCTGTCGGTCCCGGCGCCGGCGTATGACGACGCGCCGGTCGGTCTGATGGTGGCCGGTTTGCACGGGCAAGACGCGTCGATCCTGGCGCTCGGCGATGCGATCGAGGCCGGCCTGCTGAGCTGAACGGCAAGGCCGTTCCGGCCTGTCAGTCGATGCCGTGGAAGACGGCGTCATCGACGCCGATATAGGCCGGCGATTTCCAGTTGGCATCGCGCATCGAGCGGCCCACCAGATTCTCGACGCCCATCAGCGTAGCGAAGATCGCCATGCGCACCGGAATACCGTTATCGGTCTGACGGAAGATGGCGAGGCGCGGATCGTGGTTCAAGTCCGTGCTGAGGTCGTTGGCGCCGGGCCGGCCATCGCGCGGCAGCGGGTGCATGATCATCGTGTCCGGGCCGCAGACCGATTCCACCAATGCCTGGTTGATCTGGAAATCGGGCGTATAGCCTTCGAACGATTCGTCGGTGAAACGCTCTTTTTGAATGCGGGTGGCGTAGACGACATCGGCGCCGCGCAGACCTTCGCGCAGATCCGTCGTTTGCACGACCGTGTGATTGCGCTCGCCCAGCTTCTCGACGATATAGGCCGGCATTTCCAGCGTCGGTGGCGAGATCAACGTGAAGCGCAGATTCTTGTACAGCGCCAGCAGCTTGCTCAACGAGTGCACGGTCCGACCGTACTTCAAGTCGCCGACCATGGCGATATGGGCGCCGTCGACGATCTTGCCGATTCGCGAGAATTCGCGTTGGATCGTGTACAGGTCCAGCAGCGCCTGGCTCGGGTGTTCGCCCGGACCGTCGCCGGCATTGATCACCGGGATATTGGTGGCGCGCGCGAATTCCTCGACCGAGCCGCGTTCCGGGTGACGCACGACCATCGCATCGACATAGCCGGCCATCACACGGCTGGTGTCGTAGATAGACTCGCCCTTGGCCATCGACGAGAACGTGAAACCGGTGGTGTCGCAGACCGAGCCGCCCAGACGGGAGAAGGCCGCGCCGAAGCTGACGCGCGTCCGGGTGCTGGCCTCGAAGAACAGATTGCCCAATACGGCGCCTTCGAGCACGCGGCTGATCTTCTGGCGGCGGGCGATCGGCTGCATGATGTCGGCCAGGCGGAACAGGTCTTCGGCGCTTTCGCGCGAGAACTGGTCGACCGACAGCAATTGCGGACGGCCTTCGAATTGGATCGGGCAACCGCTGCCCGGGTATGCGCTTTGCGCAGCCTGGCCGTCGGCCGGTCGCGTCAGGATCTCGTTGACGAAACGCTCGACGATTTCCGGCATCCCGCGCGACTCCGCCGATTCCGCCGGCAGCAACCACGTATCCAACGCGCGACG
Coding sequences within it:
- a CDS encoding aspartate carbamoyltransferase produces the protein MSVPQQTFLRDAMRRLNMTREAFASRIGVSRRALDTWLLPAESAESRGMPEIVERFVNEILTRPADGQAAQSAYPGSGCPIQFEGRPQLLSVDQFSRESAEDLFRLADIMQPIARRQKISRVLEGAVLGNLFFEASTRTRVSFGAAFSRLGGSVCDTTGFTFSSMAKGESIYDTSRVMAGYVDAMVVRHPERGSVEEFARATNIPVINAGDGPGEHPSQALLDLYTIQREFSRIGKIVDGAHIAMVGDLKYGRTVHSLSKLLALYKNLRFTLISPPTLEMPAYIVEKLGERNHTVVQTTDLREGLRGADVVYATRIQKERFTDESFEGYTPDFQINQALVESVCGPDTMIMHPLPRDGRPGANDLSTDLNHDPRLAIFRQTDNGIPVRMAIFATLMGVENLVGRSMRDANWKSPAYIGVDDAVFHGID